The Pygocentrus nattereri isolate fPygNat1 chromosome 12, fPygNat1.pri, whole genome shotgun sequence genome includes the window aaaaacaaacataatggGAAGAAAATATTTACTAAGTCCTGTTTTTTGTCTGAGGAACAAATTGTGATGCCTGAAATCTCCACTGTGGGGGAGAATATTTCTGAATGAAGGTGATCCAGGATGATCAGTATAGATCTTCCCTTGTGAAGTACCTGGTGGTCATAGATGCTCAGAAATGTCGCTTTAAATACAGTTTTCGAAATATAAGAAGTTCTTGTTCTTTACAATCAGGTTACCATGACACATTACCACATTTATGAAGAActgaaatgattaaatgaaacACAGACTTCATTACAGAGTCAGCATTTGAAGTTCTGGACTTTTGAAGGACTTTAGATGAAGATGtagaaacatttaatttaactgTCATTACTTTATAAATACCCTCCAGGCTGCTGTGATGAGGTCATTGAGAACGACTCCTCCTCTTCCTGTGGTCTTTCTGCTCATGACTGCTGGTGAGTCAGTGCTTGTTGTGGTTTGTGGTTTCTCTCAGAATCAGCTCAGTGGTGTAGAGTAGCTGCTGGagttggagaggagagaagtgaaGCTGTAAGCTACAGTAACTCTGACTGTCTTATGGGCTCCAGACTCTGTAATCAGCTCTTTCATGCATCATATGTTTCAGGAGCTTTTGGAACAGAGTGGAGTGTGAAGTACAACCAACAGGAAATCTGTGCTTTAAAAGGATCCACAGTGTTTATGAACGGAACTTTTACTCACCCAGAACATCTCACAGTGAATGAGACATTCTGGACATTAGACCAACATCAGAAGACTAATCTGTCCAAAGTGAATGGgactttctgtgttttacacCCAGATCTAGTTCAGGGGGCGGAGCCACAAAATCGGAGTAAAGACCCAGATTATTCAGGCAGAGTCGAGTTTTTCACTGATGATCAGAAACACTTCTCCCTCAAACTGAGTGATGTGATGAAGAAGGATGAACATCAGTTCTGCTTCAGAATCAAAACTAatgtagaaaaagaaagatggacagGTGAACCTGGAGTTCAGCTCAGAGTTACAGGTGAGTTAATCATCCCATTGTCCAGCTATAAGACACAGCTCTGGATTCAGAGTAATGTTTATTCATGACTGCTCTGAATATTCATGTTGTTTTATCATCACTGATTTTATTAATCTGCTCTAATGATGTTCAGCTTCTGTTCTGATTCACTCCTACATCATTTTATCTGGTCTTACTCCTCATTCAGTTCATCTGCTCAGTTTCTTTCTGACCTATAAATTTTACCAGTGAATAATTACTGATGCTTTCAAACTTATTCTTTATTcactgtgtcacgattggcccctcccagtcctgtacgtGTTGGTGTTTTAAAGTTCCATTTGCGTTGGTTTTGATTtccgtagtcctgccccttgttgtGTAACTCCGCccatgattgttttcacctgtccctcgttatctcTGTATatttaagccccgtgtttggcctttgtgtttgctggtctttgtttgttgccTTGGTTTGACCTTGGTCTTGTCGCTGTTTGGACTGGATTTGTGGTTTAGTTTTCCGGATGTCTGCACTCCCTTCTATCTGTATTGGCTCATTGACcttggaccgttttgaccctgattctggatttgcgctcaataaaagtcgcttatctcagcacatgcgtccgctacctcgctccgcgttacacaCTGACTGAGAACAATCATtcagttattaataataaaattatttttaaattattcagaaaaaaaaataaagtagatGTAAGGATGATGAATAAATATGTTCCAGACTAGATGAGGATTTTTATTGGCATTTAATTATCAAATACATGCGAGTCCTCAACTGAAAATGAGCTCATTACTGATTAATATTAgagtaaaatgtacagaacagAGTTCACTGAGTACAGTAGAGTCTCATATACTGCAATATTATCACTGGAGCAGTCGGTGTTTTATAAAATGAATCACACTGAACAATAACATCACTTTCCCAGCTGGAACAACGGCTAAATCTTGtccttttcatattttattcttttaaatcatTGTAGTTTCAACACTATAAAGATTTCAAAGCTTTCTCTACTCGACCTCAAACTCCACTGATGACTAATGAGCTGCTGAGTATTTTAGTTTGATTGATTCTCCATCATTTCATCTGCAGGACACACTTGGTATTTTATGTAGTTATGGTGCTGATTAtgcaaattatatataaataaggcTCACTTGTTTCTATGAAGTGAACCCACTGCTTGTTTTGATGTACAACAGTTTCCTGAATGAGAAGCAGAGAAGATCAAACATCACTCAGTTTAGTTTCATCTCCTctggtttctacactcattgctgACCTTCATGAATGAGGTTCACTGACTTTACAGCTTTTCCCTTCTAATCAGATGGTACTCTTATTGTCTTAGAGCTCCATGTAGAAGCTCCTGAAGAAGTgacagagggagaaacagcAGATCTGACATGTAAGACCACCTGCAGTCTGACTGACCCAACATTCATCTGGTACAAAAATGGACGTCCTTTAACCACAAAGACCATCAAGAACAACCAGCTCCACCTGCAGACGGTCAGCAGTGAGGATGCAGGCAGTTATAGCTGTGCTGTAGGAAGATCTCAACACCTCCGCTCTACTGCTCACAGCTTCAGAGTCAGATGTGAGTTTAactctttttttagttttttcctcaaagtaaataaatgtaggACTTTGAAAATGTATCCTGGCTTTGTGGGCTTGTTTACAGTTTGTGGTCTTATTTAATAGCATTGTTTGCATAAATTAAGCaagatattaaatatttaatacatgtttcagttttaatatttaaaccttcaaatacaaatcatgtaattattataatcacctagatcctccaaagagggtctcagtgtccatcagcccctctggtgaaatagtggagggcagttcagtgactctgacctgcagcagtgatggaaacccacctgtgaagaaCTACACCTGGTATAAAGAAGGTGGAACCTCACCTGTAGGATCTGGACACAGTTAcagcatcatcaacatcactgctgaccacacTGGACTGCACTACTGTGAAGCTCAGAATGACCATGGAGCTCTGAATGGAACTGTGATGGTCACTGTTAAGAGtaggtggtgaataatgagataaacgctgtttctctgtgttcacTTTTACAATAATGTCAGATTAAAGTGATATTAATGATCTTTTCTGCAGGTCAGAGTTGGTCTGCAGTCTGGTTTGCAGTGGGAGGAGGAGGTTTTCTCCTTATTACTGTCCTAATCTGCATCTGCTGGTCAGTGAAATGCAGCACAAATCTTCCTACAGTGTAACAAAGTAACGTGTTTGGGGTTATTGGTGATGTGTAAACAGATAAAAGTAGATTATCAGAGTAATTAGAAGTGTTTAGAATGGATTTATTGTTTTGTCCATCAGGATCTCCAGGAAGAAAAGACCTTCAGATAAACATGGCGATGAGGTGAGAAATGCAGCTTCATATTTGTGCTATATTTGCTGATCTGTAAATATTGAATTATATTCTATTTTAAAAACGCTGCATCATCACTCTGTACTGTCACTACATGGGGTTTACTAAAGCGTGGAATGCGTCTCAGTAACAACCAATAAAATTAATCAATATTGATCTTCAGGTAATCAGATTCCATTTGTGTGTAGATACAATGATATTACTATGTTATAGCTGCTTAATTACACTACCTACACCGTTTCTTTGGGCTTAATTCCATTTAATCTCCCAGGCTCTCGTCTTGATCTTGACTTGTAATATGACTTAGTGTAACTGCATGTCGGAGCAGAAATAATCCACATGTTATGAGATATTTAACTGCCAGCTGATCAATTATAGTTacactgttcatttaaaaagtcacTGGAAGATAAAGTGCTACCCAAAGCTCTTCCTCTAGATGGCAGTGTAGGACTGAGTGTTTTAGGATGGAGCTGTGAGAAGGTGAGGGTGCTATCCAAGGTGCTGTTCTGAGCTCCTTACCTTTTGGTTTCAGCCAGTAAATCATGATGGAGATGATTTGTTTCAAACAGTAAATTATTAAAGCAGTGATGATTCCTAAACTCCTTCAGTCTCTCTACACCTTCTATACTTATCCTCTGTCCAGAACGCTGACCCTAAAGCACAGGACGACACATACACAGCTCTTCAGCCCACAGCCAGGTCTTCTGATGATGTGTACCACACACTTGCAGTAAGTGTCTCCTCACAAATCCTCCCTCTAGATCTGTGAAGAACTCCCACCTCAGAAACTAAATGGAGTCTTcatttctcctcctctgcttcattccctctttccctcacaCAGGTTGTTCAGTCCAGCTCTGCTGATGACCCGTACACAGCTCTGGACCCTCAGTCCAGCTCTCCTGATGACCCGTACACAGCTCTGGACCCTCAGTCCAGGTCTCCTGAGTGCGACACTCTAGCAGTGAGTTCTACACATTAAACTGTGATCCTCAGTAACAGAGGAGGTGATAAACTCCATATAGAGTGGATTTGAATGTCTGAGTCTGCATCAGTTCTTCATCTACAATACATGATCTCCAAACACCCTGTCCTCTGACTGATAGACGAGCTTAGCTGCCTAGATACATAAAGCAGGATCCTCATATAGCGATTGACCTCGGTCACCTGTCCTACACCCCCAGAACTTCTGCTTTCATAAGATATCCAGTCAGGGCAGCACTGGTCATGCATGTACAGCTTGACCTGAAGATGCTGCATGTCTTCATAACCTGCTGAAGACTGATAACAACAGCGGTCAAACCTCCCCTTATTTGGTATCTCGTCAACACCTAGTTTAGGGTATGACGCCCTCTGTAAGGGTGACCGCCTCAGAGCACCCTCTCATCTCTTCACTCTCTGATCTGTCACACTTTCATTTCCTAAATAAATACTATCGCTTATTCAACACCTGTCATTTGTTCTGCTGTCAGGATTTCCATGACAGATGCAAAATTACAGATGTCATTTTGCATCTCtattttagtcattattctgTGTAGAttcttaaatatatattttttaatattacaaCTCATTTTTTACTTATGATGCTTTtgccaaacatttacattaatgccTCATATTGTAAccacttttttactttttataaatATCTACTAGAATGTGAAAAGCTTTTCCTACTTTGTAAATATAATCATCTCTGTGTGATTTAGTGCAGAGTGTTTTCTCTATGTAGAGTAGGAAATGCTAAGAGCTGAAATCATTCTGATATAAATGTTGTGTATAAGCTCTTATTCTCAGTATGTTGAGCTCAGTGTGAGGCTGTTAGTGATCTGCATTGTGTTCTCACCACATTCACATGCTGGGTGGAGCTCAGCTCTGCATCTCTGTCTGTTCATGattgtgcatttttgtttaataaaatatactaaaatatgcagCCTTGTAAAAATGGGTTCATATACTCAGCTCATTTTCCGCAGATGGATCTGATTTCTTGTTCAATCCTCAAAAGGTTTTGCATTTACAGGAGCTCTTTCCAATAGAGCCCATTAAACTCGTGAACTTAATAAAGATAACACTGTTTATATAAGAGTGTcaaatgtgttgtattttattttaattcttcAAATATTTCAGCCTTCATATTTTCTTACctctaataaaaatgtgtgATTGCACATGAACATTAAAACAGTTCAAATCCCTAATTTCCCACAACAGATGAAACAGCGCCCTCTTCCTGTTAACTCCCAAactgcagacagacagtctAGAGACCAGGTGATGACGTCAAACCCTACAATCTCCTAAAGTGACAGTACAGACAGTGAACAGACGCCTGAATGGAGAAACTGGTaaaagaggaacagagaaagATCAGATCTTACAGAGAAGTGCAGTAAAAATGTGgataaaacagattttataaATAATTGCTTTGTTTGATGAAAAGCTTTTCCTCTAAATTGTGGAgtaatgtataaagtgtttTGTTCTCTCGAGCTGTGCAGCCTTTAGGTTACTAACCATCAGGCTGGCAGAGTGAAGTAATGAAGCTGTATCAGTTTAAACAGCTGGAGCAGTTTTATACATGAATCTCAGTGTGAACACAGTAAACTGAACGTTGTGgttctgaaataaaaagctGTGTTAAATTGTATTGATTgttaaaattgttaaaaatggTGTTGAACCTGCAGCAGATTCACTCACTGTGTTCTTCTGATGATCTGATGGTGTTTATTCTATCAGCTGGGTAACACTGTACTGAGATCAGCTCTGATAAACACACCAGTGATCATTACTGCTTCATACAGTAGCAGGAAAAGAGAAGAGCTGGATAAAGTCCCACATCATTTCATGTATAATATcttgcaatacacacacacacacacacacacacacacacacagtaataaaacagtaaatctgTAGACTTCTGACTGTTTCTAAGGGTCTTGTGCTTGGAGACCAGTCTAGGAGGGATAGCTGTGCTGAAAGCTGAGCTCAAATCAGTGAACGACATTCTTACATTGGTGTTCCTGCCCTCCAGATGGTGAATTAATGAGTTTCCAGAGTTCTGTGGAGATGAATCAAGAACAGCCATTCAAAGCCCTTAATTATGATGGGAGTGAGTGTAATTAGGTGATGATCACTGAGGCATGTGACGTTAGGCTTCTTTGGTAAAGGTCTGATGATTGTGGTCTTGAAGCAGGTAGGAACAGTAGACCGTGCCTGAAAGAGGCTGAAATGTCTGTGGTAGTGACAGCCAGCTGGTTGGGAACAAGCTTTTAGGTCCCATGCAGGGATTCTGTCAAGTTCACCGGCTTGGCATGTGTGCACTTTACACAGAGCTCTCCTCACCTCATCTGTAGACCCTGTAAATACCATCTCTTCTGCAGAAGCATCAGAGGCTTCACTGGTCAGCTGAGTTTGGTTGATCTTGAAGTGGGTACACAAGGAGATGAGCTCAGTTTGGAGGGAGGAATCTGTGGCTGAGGAGACGTTGTCTTTGCTTTGAAAATAAAGTCTGGAGCTGCTGATGTTTaacaggctacagtcaggtatTGAGAATGATGTAGTGACCTGTACTGACCAGTAGATGGAGGTAAGCTAGTGTTACATTCCCACAACACATTGCTGCCACACAGTGAGTATCATGGAGCTTTTCTATAAAGCTGACCAGAGAAAGCTTCCTTAAGCATTTCCAATGCGTCATTAGCACCAATCTAGCAGTATTCCACACTTTACATGTGCATATTGTGTGCCCACAAGATAACATTAACCAATTTAAAGAGCACCCATAACTTAATGTTGCCTGAGGCTTTAATTCACCACTTACAGTTTTGGATTTACAGTGTTTGGTTTATATTAATAATGTTCATTCATAAAGAGCTAAACAATAAAATTGACtaatataaactaaaaataatctGAGTTTCCAATTTACAATTAAGTTTCATTTAAATTAAGTGCTGATTTTCTAGTGATATCTTAATAAAAATCATAAGAAAACACTAAACAATTGGAGCTGACTCTCATATCTGGCTACCTGGTTGGCTCCAGTTCCTGGTTGGCTCCAGTTCCTGGTCCTTGGACAGATCCTCTTCCAGCTCCCAGACTGGCTCCCATTTCTCCTTCTTGAGTCACTTCAGTTCATGTTTCCTGGGCCACTCGAGTGCTTGACTCTGGTCTGACTCCATGTAGGGTTCCAGAGCCTGCTGCTTACGCACGGCTCCTGTTTCAGTTCTCCAGGTTGCTCCAGTGCTGGACCTTGTGCGGCTCCCCTTCCTGATCCAGTGTTTGCTGATCCACCTGAACTGTTACTTGACCACTGGTGATTCACTGCATAGCTCCTGTTCCGACTCCCTATCCTCATCAAGTGCTGGCTGCTTTagctcctgtttctcctgtggGGGTTCCCTGTGCAGTTCCTGTGCCAGCTTTCAGAACAGCTGCTGCCCCAGAGGTGCATCCTACCCTTTTTCAGTGCTTTTAGGACCGCTCTTACTGTGCTGGTTCCCAGAGCTGCTCTTTCTGTGACAGGCCACTGGAGGGCTCCACAGCCAGCTTCCCTGTGTCCCACTCAGACAAccaaactattattattattattattattattattattattattattattattactactactacaggACAATATAGCAAAATTCTAATCCATGTAATCAAGGCCTCCGGGAGCATCTTGTGGTCAGAGCCAAGTGCCCTGAAATTAAACTGATTTCCAGGAACAGGGTTGGGATCCTACTTACCAGCTTAAACTATGTCCAGAAAAAAGACCCCCTTTGAAATTCAGTAACTATAGCAACAGTGATTCATCAAGTTAATCAGCATATCagactcccatcatcatgagtTCAGTTCTAAAAGTAGAAGCCTGAAAACATGAGCTACCACTGCTGCTGTTCATCTCATACTTTCAGAGGAAATGACATCATTCACACCCAGACGTGGCCTCTGAGCTCCTGGCCAGGCTAAAGTCATGACATGTATGAATGCTGCAGGTCAAGCTTCTCACTACAAACAGGCCCCAggaac containing:
- the LOC119264687 gene encoding sialoadhesin-like, encoding MTAGAFGTEWSVKYNQQEICALKGSTVFMNGTFTHPEHLTVNETFWTLDQHQKTNLSKGAEPQNRSKDPDYSGRVEFFTDDQKHFSLKLSDVMKKDEHQFCFRIKTNVEKERWTGEPGVQLRVTELHVEAPEEVTEGETADLTCKTTCSLTDPTFIWYKNGRPLTTKTIKNNQLHLQTVSSEDAGSYSCAVGRSQHLRSTAHSFRVRYPPKRVSVSISPSGEIVEGSSVTLTCSSDGNPPVKNYTWYKEGGTSPVGSGHSYSIINITADHTGLHYCEAQNDHGALNGTVMVTVKSQSWSAVWFAVGGGGFLLITVLICICWISRKKRPSDKHGDENADPKAQDETYTALQPTARSSDDVYHTLAAVQSCSPDDTYTALDPRSSSPECDTLAFLVGSSSWSLDRSSSSSQTGSHFSFLSHFSSCFLGHSSA